One region of Pygocentrus nattereri isolate fPygNat1 chromosome 14, fPygNat1.pri, whole genome shotgun sequence genomic DNA includes:
- the cdc42ep4a gene encoding cdc42 effector protein 4a, whose product MPILKQLVSSSSQTKRRSRMDLTTEMISAPLGDFRHTMHVGRSGDAFGDTSFLSSHSGEPPRDGTYPRSPRPGLLSRTFRSSKRSQSVTRVDQRENTLLPPSGSPTFVKNAMSLPFLNDQDVDTGGNRVLMSLASSPIKQLPSNGAAAHGLDLELHERCFGELTELRPSPTYNGRGGMKHAESVMSFHVDLGPSMLGDILGVMQKEEDDQGFEEGKSSEGRASPLLIIQGGQEEEHEATQESREEVVVKEEQEMDLEVEHEAPYRAPSSVDLEIQSEATSTPEVQPKHLQQPDSCSVSSSGSHALDDKPANQPYGADMDSTNYSYNPGEEGAFSSFLEDEDDEIRV is encoded by the coding sequence ATGCCTATTTTGAAGCAGCTAGTTTCAAGTTCTTCACAGACCAAGCGGCGGTCTCGCATGGACCTCACTACAGAGATGATCAGCGCTCCTCTTGGTGACTTCCGTCACACCATGCATGTGGGCCGGAGTGGTGATGCTTTCGGGGACACATCCTTCCTCAGCAGCCACTCTGGAGAACCGCCGCGGGATGGCACATATCCCCGCTCACCCAGACCAGGGCTGCTGTCAAGAACCTTCAGAAGCAGCAAGCGCTCCCAGTCAGTCACCCGTGTGGACCAGCGAGAGAACACGCTGCTACCCCCTAGTGGCTCACCTACATTTGTGAAGAACGCCATGTCTTTGCCTTTCTTGAATGATCAGGATGTGGATACTGGAGGCAACAGGGTGCTCATGAGCCTAGCCTCCAGCCCTATAAAGCAGCTGCCATCTAATGGAGCAGCTGCCCATGGCCTGGACCTGGAGCTCCATGAGCGGTGCTTTGGGGAACTCACCGAACTGCGCCCCTCTCCGACTTATAATGGACGAGGTGGGATGAAACATGCTGAGTCAGTGATGTCCTTCCATGTTGACCTGGGGCCTTCCATGCTGGGAGATATCCTAGGAGTCATGCAGAAGGAAGAAGATGACCAGGGCTTTGAAGAGGGCAAAAGCAGTGAAGGACGGGCATCTCCACTTCTCATCATCCAAGGAGGGCAAGAGGAGGAGCACGAAGCAACACAGGAATCAAGGGAAGAAGTGGTGGTAAAAGAGGAGCAGGAAATGGATCTGGAAGTGGAACATGAAGCTCCTTACCGGGCACCCAGCTCAGTAGACCTGGAGATCCAGAGCGAGGCCACCAGCACCCCCGAGGTTCAGCCCAAACATCTGCAGCAGCCTGACAGCTgctctgtctccagctctggGTCTCATGCCCTGGACGACAAACCAGCCAACCAGCCATACGGGGCTGACATGGACAGCACCAACTACAGCTACAACCCAGGAGAGGAAGGAGCCTTTTCTTCCTTCTTAGAGGACGAGGATGACGAGATCCGTGTATGA